A window from Dermacentor albipictus isolate Rhodes 1998 colony chromosome 10, USDA_Dalb.pri_finalv2, whole genome shotgun sequence encodes these proteins:
- the LOC135907361 gene encoding venom metalloproteinase antarease TserMP_A-like — MNAKMCCRRFLGSRRIYIPLKSVLLWHYFIAISLEDVATEKSVTVYPEVHQAREDGSVKLVIIQDDYTLNLKKASVAADRLLIREITENGITERYVDGTHNDRFLYQDEDKEATLLVKSKKSGGYDLYGLVNFTHEIEPTGNDEVMTLESTAHTIKQVKATDNAKMTTEPPEYENEIAKIEPRESASSFLIETYLILDDVLFQRVTRQGNDIQEYATFLMAVVNQILGQLEPPGRILLKAIEINKIGPVDYVAVKDNNIVDAPGTLGNLEKYSKTKKEMQNADAVIILIGRDMEHRRPDGSTFVSYGLAYTRGACNGHGAIVAADLGTKYTGALSVAHEVGHFLGSPHDGAETTKECPADGGTIMSKQAVGVIRPRYSECSKRAIKAYVTKRAKCLFEQSDPTEKETVTEVVTTTEVPATGTDPVQEKRKRRKCQAFLTNDQYLLKAEQMVHDYPTCKILCTVGSETSDELTVYAVVGPDRTPCDKPDSSKVCKRGLCIPKKILY, encoded by the exons ATGAACGCAAAAATGTGCTGTCGACGGTTCCTTGGAAGCAGGAGGATCTATATACCTCTGAAGTCTGTCCTTCTGTGGCACTATTTCATCG CGATCAGCCTCGAAGACGTGGCCACCGAGAAGAGCGTCACAGTTTATCCCGAAGTGCACCAAGCCCGTGAAGATGGCTCAGTGAAGCTTGTTATTATTCAAGATGACTACACGCTTAACCTCAAGAAAGCATCAGTCGCAGCAGACCGACTGCTTATCCGAGAAATAACTGAAAATGGCATCACTGAAAGATAC GTTGATGGCACCCACAATGACAGATTTCTCTACCAAGATGAAGATAAAGAAGCCACGCTACTGGTCAAGTCGAAGAAATCTGGAGGCTATGATTTG TATGGCCTTGTCAATTTCACTCATGAAATCGAGCCCACTGGAAATGATGAAGTGATGACACTGGAATCGACAGCGCATACAATAAAGCAGGTTAAAGCTACTGACAATGCCAAGATGACTACGG AGCCACCAGAATACGAAAATGAGATAGCGAAAATAG AACCACGAGAATCAGCTTCTAGTTTTCTCATAGAGACATACCTCATTCTCGACGACGTGCTATTCCAGCGCGTGACGAGACAAGGCAATGACATACAGGAGTATGCAACATTTCTCATGGCAGTG GTCAACCAAATTTTAGGACAGCTTGAGCCTCCCGGCAGAATTCTTTTGAAAGCCATTGAAATCAACAAAATC GGACCAGTCGATTATGTGGCCGTCAAGGACAACAATATTGTCGACGCTCCAGGCACACTTGGGAATTTAGAAAAATATTCCAAGACGAAGAAGGAAATGCAGAACGCCGATGCGGTCATCATTTTAATAGG GCGAGACATGGAACACAGGAGACCCGACGGCTCGACGTTTGTGTCATATG GTCTTGCGTATACAAGAGGAGCTTGTAATGGACATGGTGCCATCGTTGCCGCAGACCTTGGGACGAAATACACGGGGGCCTTGAGCGTTGCTCATGAAGTAGGGCATTT CTTAGGTTCTCCTCATGACGGTGCAGAAACGACAAAGGAGTGCCCAGCTGATGGCGGTACCATAATGAGCAAACAAGCCGTTGGTGTAATCCGACCACGGTATTCTGAATGTAGCAAAAGAGCCATCAAAGCCTACGTGAC GAAACGTGCTAAGTGCTTGTTTGAACAAAGTGATCCCACGGAAAAGGAGACAGTCACAGAAGTTGTCACCACTACAGAGGTTCCGGCCACAGGAACCGATCCAgtgcaggaaaaaagaaaaaggagaaagtgCCAAGCTTTCCTAACAAACGATCAATACCTTCTGAAAGCTGAG CAAATGGTCCATGACTACCCTACCTGTAAAATCCTCTGCACTGTTGGCTCAGAGACGTCAGATGAACTGACCGTCTATGCTGTGGTTGGACCAGATAGGACGCCCTGTGACAAGCCTGACAGTTCCAAG GTCTGCAAAAGAGGGTTATGCATACCAAAAAAAATCCTGTATTGA